One Paramisgurnus dabryanus chromosome 10, PD_genome_1.1, whole genome shotgun sequence genomic region harbors:
- the fgf13b gene encoding fibroblast growth factor 13b isoform X1, which translates to MSGKALLKIKEDKDATKVYTVQDGKEYILLRVESTQSIAVDPKEYSSFHNKCQELFCCPIWKIFILKKKENIEEPQLKGIVTKLHSRQGFHLQLQADGTIDGTKEEDNSYAIFNLIPVGLRVVAIQGVQTKLYLAMNNEGYLYTSEHFTPECKFKESVFENYYVTYSSMIYRQQQSGRGWYLGLNKEGQIMKGNHVKKTKAAAHFIPKPLKVAMYREPSLHDLTEFSRSGSGTPTKSRSASAMLNGGKTLSHNEST; encoded by the exons ATGAGCGGGAAAGCATTACTCAAGATTAAAGAAGATAAGGATGCAACCAAGG TTTACACAGTACAAGATGGCAAGGAGTATATTCTGTTGCGGGTGGAGTCAACTCAGTCTATTGCAGTAGATCCAAAAGAATACTCATCATTTCATAATAAATGTCAAGAACTCTTTTGCTGTCCAATCTGGAAAATCTTCATACTAAAGAAAAAAGAGAATATTGAAG AGCCCCAGCTCAAGGGGATAGTCACCAAGCTCCACAGTCGACAGGGCTTTCATCTTCAGCTACAGGCTGATGGGACCATCGATGGTACAAAGGAGGAAGATAACAGTTATG CTATTTTCAACCTTATCCCTGTTGGGCTACGGGTGGTGGCCATACAGGGTGTCCAAACAAAGCTCTACCTGGCCATGAACAATGAAGGCTACCTGTACACCTCT GAACACTTCACACCAGAGTGCAAATTCAAAGAGTCCGTGTTTGAAAACTATTACGTGACCTACTCGTCAATGATCTATCGGCAGCAGCAGTCGGGCCGAGGCTGGTACCTGGGTCTCAACAAAGAAGGTCAAATCATGAAGGGCAACCACGTAAAGAAGACCAAGGCTGCTGCACACTTCATCCCCAAACCTCTCAAAG TTGCTATGTACCGAGAGCCGTCACTCCACGACCTGACCGAGTTTTCACGCTCCGGAAGCGGCACACCAACCAAGAGCCGCAGCGCCTCGGCTATGCTCAACGGCGGAAAGACTTTGAGCCACAATGAGTCGACATAA
- the fgf13b gene encoding fibroblast growth factor 13b isoform X2: MSGKALLKIKEDKDATKEPQLKGIVTKLHSRQGFHLQLQADGTIDGTKEEDNSYAIFNLIPVGLRVVAIQGVQTKLYLAMNNEGYLYTSEHFTPECKFKESVFENYYVTYSSMIYRQQQSGRGWYLGLNKEGQIMKGNHVKKTKAAAHFIPKPLKVAMYREPSLHDLTEFSRSGSGTPTKSRSASAMLNGGKTLSHNEST; this comes from the exons ATGAGCGGGAAAGCATTACTCAAGATTAAAGAAGATAAGGATGCAACCAAGG AGCCCCAGCTCAAGGGGATAGTCACCAAGCTCCACAGTCGACAGGGCTTTCATCTTCAGCTACAGGCTGATGGGACCATCGATGGTACAAAGGAGGAAGATAACAGTTATG CTATTTTCAACCTTATCCCTGTTGGGCTACGGGTGGTGGCCATACAGGGTGTCCAAACAAAGCTCTACCTGGCCATGAACAATGAAGGCTACCTGTACACCTCT GAACACTTCACACCAGAGTGCAAATTCAAAGAGTCCGTGTTTGAAAACTATTACGTGACCTACTCGTCAATGATCTATCGGCAGCAGCAGTCGGGCCGAGGCTGGTACCTGGGTCTCAACAAAGAAGGTCAAATCATGAAGGGCAACCACGTAAAGAAGACCAAGGCTGCTGCACACTTCATCCCCAAACCTCTCAAAG TTGCTATGTACCGAGAGCCGTCACTCCACGACCTGACCGAGTTTTCACGCTCCGGAAGCGGCACACCAACCAAGAGCCGCAGCGCCTCGGCTATGCTCAACGGCGGAAAGACTTTGAGCCACAATGAGTCGACATAA
- the fgf13b gene encoding fibroblast growth factor 13b isoform X3 yields MRMAFPLRRSVSEPQLKGIVTKLHSRQGFHLQLQADGTIDGTKEEDNSYAIFNLIPVGLRVVAIQGVQTKLYLAMNNEGYLYTSEHFTPECKFKESVFENYYVTYSSMIYRQQQSGRGWYLGLNKEGQIMKGNHVKKTKAAAHFIPKPLKVAMYREPSLHDLTEFSRSGSGTPTKSRSASAMLNGGKTLSHNEST; encoded by the exons ATGCGTATGGCGTTTCCCTTAAGAAGATCAGTATCAG AGCCCCAGCTCAAGGGGATAGTCACCAAGCTCCACAGTCGACAGGGCTTTCATCTTCAGCTACAGGCTGATGGGACCATCGATGGTACAAAGGAGGAAGATAACAGTTATG CTATTTTCAACCTTATCCCTGTTGGGCTACGGGTGGTGGCCATACAGGGTGTCCAAACAAAGCTCTACCTGGCCATGAACAATGAAGGCTACCTGTACACCTCT GAACACTTCACACCAGAGTGCAAATTCAAAGAGTCCGTGTTTGAAAACTATTACGTGACCTACTCGTCAATGATCTATCGGCAGCAGCAGTCGGGCCGAGGCTGGTACCTGGGTCTCAACAAAGAAGGTCAAATCATGAAGGGCAACCACGTAAAGAAGACCAAGGCTGCTGCACACTTCATCCCCAAACCTCTCAAAG TTGCTATGTACCGAGAGCCGTCACTCCACGACCTGACCGAGTTTTCACGCTCCGGAAGCGGCACACCAACCAAGAGCCGCAGCGCCTCGGCTATGCTCAACGGCGGAAAGACTTTGAGCCACAATGAGTCGACATAA
- the LOC135740000 gene encoding uncharacterized protein has product MMEDRRLEMSEEKKCKDPPQLFTYYQGDINTAVDEHFFRALNKATIPKDLSTKAKDNNRTFKSDAPQSSWSYPYNPKLSQLTSIDNVPQSQGVIMNPPGLSSSSSSSWLSRQSAGFDVPHILYPQPAASESSSSSYLNLLQMDRPAGGIMISPFSKSDARPDWSAGTAYKDVPGSRIGLDSGVPVTEVSKDLYWY; this is encoded by the exons ATGATGGAGGACAGAAGGTTAGAAATGTCAGAGGAGAAAAAGTGTAAAGATCCTCCTCAGCTGTTTACCTACTATCAAGGCGACATTAACACTGCTGTGGATGAACACTTCTTCCGTGCCCTAAACAAGGCCACCATACCAAAAGACCTGAGCACTAAAGCCAAAGACAACAACAGGACTTTCAAATCTG ATGCCCCCCAATCTTCGTGGTCTTACCCTTACAACCCGAAGCTGTCCCAGCTGACATCCATAGACAATGTACCTCAGTCCCAGGGGGTAATTATGAATCCCCCAGgattatcatcatcatcgtcTTCATCATGGCTTTCCAGACAGAGCGCAGGTTTTGATGTTCCTCACATACTCTACCCACAGCCTGCAGCTTCTGAGAGCAGCTCCAGCTCTTACCTTAATCTCTTACAAATGGATCGGCCAGCCGGGGGCATCATGATCTCACCCTTTTCCAAATCAGATGCTAGGCCAGATTGGAGTGCTGGCACAGCCTATAAAGATGTACCTGGAAGCAGGATCGGCCTAGATTCAG GTGTGCCTGTCACAGAAGTCAGTAAAGATTTGTACTGGTATTGA